In a genomic window of Pedobacter sp. KBS0701:
- a CDS encoding ATP-binding protein, which translates to MHINLDDNAAIFYTLIEESPMPIALYVGEKMVIKVANKAILKAWGRDNRVIGQELAIALPELKDQPFLGILEEVRQTGIAYETKEDRVLLINNGVLQTFYFDFIYKPLKDDNGQVWGIVNNATNVTELVIARLKIKASEELFRKMIQDAPVAIGILRGENFIIEQANADLLKLWGKTEEVIGLRLIDGLPELKGQPFPDLLTQVYQTGVPHYGYETMARIERDGILQDYYFNFVYDPIRDQHNVVTGIMVVANEITSLVHSRMEMAKSEERFRNLLLDTPMATGYYETEDIIISLANDEMLRFWGKDKSVIGKPMEEAIPELKGQPFINILKEVYRTGIPYHADQQEALLPVNGKLEKVWFNFTYKPLRNAEGEVYAILHAAMDVTKQVQLQQQKDEFLGIASHELKTPVTSIKAYAQVLERMIRNEGDEKKADMVRKMDLQLNRLTGLIGDLLDVTKIQSGKMTFNPTKFDFDEVVREIVDEMQHITSKHYIKTDLNSNAMVYVDRERIGQVITNFLSNAIKYSTDANQIDVSTYVLNAEVILCVRDYGIGISKELQHLVFDQFYRVSGSLQHTYPGLGLGLYISAEIIKNERGRIWVESEEGQGASFCFALKI; encoded by the coding sequence ATGCATATTAATCTTGACGATAACGCTGCCATTTTTTATACATTGATTGAAGAATCTCCAATGCCTATTGCATTGTACGTTGGAGAAAAAATGGTGATCAAAGTAGCCAATAAGGCAATACTTAAAGCTTGGGGTAGGGATAATCGTGTTATCGGGCAGGAACTTGCCATTGCACTGCCAGAATTAAAAGACCAACCTTTTTTAGGAATTCTGGAAGAGGTTCGCCAAACAGGTATTGCCTATGAAACCAAAGAAGACCGCGTATTGCTGATCAATAATGGTGTACTGCAGACCTTTTATTTTGATTTTATCTATAAACCTTTAAAAGATGATAACGGGCAGGTTTGGGGCATCGTTAATAATGCCACTAATGTTACCGAACTGGTAATTGCGCGATTAAAAATTAAAGCCAGTGAAGAACTTTTTCGGAAGATGATTCAGGATGCACCTGTGGCCATAGGTATTTTGAGGGGCGAGAATTTTATAATTGAACAGGCAAATGCAGATCTTTTAAAATTATGGGGTAAAACAGAAGAGGTAATTGGTCTTCGTTTAATTGATGGTTTGCCCGAACTAAAGGGACAGCCCTTTCCCGATTTGTTAACTCAGGTTTACCAGACAGGGGTGCCACATTATGGCTATGAAACCATGGCGAGGATAGAAAGAGATGGTATACTTCAGGATTATTATTTCAATTTTGTATATGACCCAATCCGCGATCAGCACAATGTGGTGACCGGGATCATGGTTGTGGCTAACGAAATCACCTCGTTGGTACATTCGCGGATGGAAATGGCTAAAAGCGAAGAACGTTTCAGAAATTTGTTATTGGATACTCCAATGGCCACGGGCTATTACGAAACGGAAGATATTATAATCTCTCTGGCTAACGATGAAATGCTGCGGTTCTGGGGTAAAGATAAAAGTGTAATCGGAAAGCCGATGGAAGAGGCTATACCTGAGCTTAAAGGACAACCTTTTATCAATATTTTAAAAGAGGTTTATCGTACAGGTATTCCTTACCACGCCGATCAACAAGAAGCCTTATTGCCTGTTAACGGTAAGTTGGAGAAAGTATGGTTTAATTTTACCTACAAACCTTTAAGAAATGCAGAGGGCGAGGTTTATGCTATTTTACATGCTGCAATGGATGTAACCAAGCAAGTACAGCTTCAGCAACAAAAAGACGAATTTTTGGGCATTGCGAGCCACGAACTTAAAACGCCGGTAACGAGTATAAAAGCTTATGCACAGGTATTGGAAAGGATGATCAGAAATGAGGGGGATGAGAAAAAGGCTGATATGGTACGCAAAATGGATTTACAATTGAACCGTTTAACCGGTTTAATTGGCGATTTGCTTGATGTAACCAAAATACAGTCAGGAAAAATGACTTTTAATCCGACAAAATTTGATTTTGATGAGGTCGTAAGAGAAATCGTAGACGAAATGCAGCATATAACCTCTAAACATTACATCAAAACCGATTTAAACAGCAATGCCATGGTTTATGTGGATCGGGAACGTATTGGCCAGGTGATCACTAATTTTTTATCAAACGCGATTAAATATTCTACTGATGCCAATCAGATTGATGTAAGTACTTATGTGTTAAATGCAGAAGTAATTTTGTGTGTACGGGATTATGGAATCGGGATCTCGAAAGAACTGCAACATCTGGTTTTCGATCAGTTTTATCGGGTGAGTGGAAGTTTGCAACATACCTATCCAGGTTTAGGTCTTGGGCTTTATATTTCAGCAGAAATTATAAAAAACGAAAGGGGCAGAATTTGGGTGGAAAGTGAAGAGGGACAGGGTGCCTCATTTTGCTTTGCCTTAAAAATTTAA